One genomic region from Trueperaceae bacterium encodes:
- the phnE gene encoding phosphonate ABC transporter, permease protein PhnE → MQLADEGGPLMWGALAVGALVAVLAGFARASMRRLVVTASLALIVAYLAFPFSTTVGFVSRDTIRPTLLGLTPLQPLLAVVLLAALVALVVALRSPRAGGLVAVIAAAASLAAILVWRAQTPVLVHLLPLGGLMEVLTAAVLGAAIAAAGWGARRLRWPLLGLGLVVGVLAGVLLLSPAGHRLFPNAVGYYRLVTKTSANEQETIVEAYNANLDVTNAQRQRIGLRPLPPIESTAGLATERLPEEAAATGYRMLRPAEGGYGVGVAFLLCGLLLGSGAMLAARPKLKSGNDLVTGLVYAAALVVLAPAFASTRFSLGKIVEGWPFLLNFLDRAWPPLLADPSYGQFGLFPLQEVASQMLITLEIALVGTFLGAIFAVPLSFLAARNLTSGNPLMRAAFVITRGFFNLDRGVDTLILALIFVAAVGLGPLAGVLAMAIHSIADLGKLYSESIENVDRGPIEALESVGAAGSNVVRWAILPQVSPLFLGWTLYRFEINFRVSIVLGLVGAGGIGFFIQDKMASGKYDQMIIAIIAIVIVVNIIDFVSSWLRGKLV, encoded by the coding sequence GTGCAGCTCGCCGACGAAGGCGGTCCGCTGATGTGGGGCGCGTTGGCGGTCGGCGCGCTCGTGGCCGTACTGGCCGGGTTCGCGCGCGCTTCGATGCGCCGCCTCGTGGTGACGGCTAGCCTCGCGCTGATCGTCGCCTATCTCGCCTTCCCGTTCTCCACCACCGTCGGCTTCGTCAGCCGCGACACCATCCGGCCGACCCTCTTAGGGCTGACACCGTTGCAGCCGCTCCTGGCGGTCGTCCTCCTGGCCGCCCTTGTCGCCCTGGTGGTGGCACTGCGGAGCCCGCGCGCTGGAGGGCTCGTCGCCGTGATAGCGGCCGCCGCGAGCCTGGCGGCGATCCTGGTCTGGCGCGCCCAGACGCCCGTGCTCGTCCACCTGCTCCCGCTCGGCGGCCTCATGGAGGTGCTCACGGCGGCGGTGCTCGGTGCGGCCATCGCGGCAGCCGGCTGGGGCGCGCGACGCCTACGTTGGCCGCTCCTGGGGCTCGGGCTCGTGGTGGGCGTCCTCGCCGGCGTCCTGCTCCTCTCACCCGCCGGCCATCGGCTGTTCCCCAACGCGGTCGGCTACTACCGGCTCGTGACGAAGACGTCCGCGAACGAGCAGGAGACCATCGTCGAGGCTTACAACGCCAACCTCGACGTCACCAATGCGCAGCGCCAACGCATCGGCCTGCGCCCGCTGCCGCCCATCGAGAGCACGGCGGGGCTCGCCACCGAGCGCCTGCCCGAGGAGGCGGCCGCGACCGGCTACCGGATGCTCAGGCCGGCGGAGGGCGGCTACGGCGTCGGCGTTGCCTTCCTCCTCTGCGGGCTGCTGCTCGGCAGCGGCGCCATGCTGGCCGCCAGACCCAAGCTCAAGAGCGGTAACGACCTCGTGACCGGCCTGGTGTACGCCGCCGCGCTCGTCGTCCTCGCCCCCGCGTTCGCCTCTACGAGGTTCAGCCTGGGGAAGATCGTCGAGGGCTGGCCGTTCCTCCTCAACTTCCTCGACCGCGCGTGGCCCCCGCTCCTCGCGGACCCGAGCTACGGGCAGTTCGGCCTCTTCCCGCTGCAAGAGGTCGCGAGCCAGATGCTGATAACGCTGGAGATCGCGCTCGTCGGCACGTTCCTCGGCGCCATCTTCGCCGTTCCCTTGAGCTTCCTCGCCGCCCGCAACCTCACGTCCGGCAACCCGCTCATGCGCGCCGCGTTCGTGATCACGCGCGGCTTCTTCAACCTGGACCGCGGGGTCGACACGCTGATCCTCGCCCTGATCTTCGTCGCCGCCGTCGGGCTGGGGCCGCTGGCCGGCGTGCTCGCCATGGCCATCCACTCGATCGCGGACCTCGGCAAGCTCTACTCGGAGTCCATCGAGAACGTCGACCGAGGCCCCATCGAGGCGCTCGAGTCCGTAGGGGCCGCTGGCAGCAACGTGGTCCGCTGGGCCATCCTCCCCCAGGTGTCGCCCCTGTTCCTCGGCTGGACCCTCTACCGCTTCGAGATCAACTTCCGCGTCTCGATCGTCCTCGGCCTCGTTGGCGCCGGTGGCATCGGCTTCTTCATCCAGGACAAGATGGCCTCCGGTAAGTACGACCAGATGATCATCGCCATCATCGCCATCGTGATCGTGGTGAACATCATCGACTTCGTGTCCTCCTGGTTGCGGGGGAAGTTGGTTTGA